In Alkalicoccobacillus plakortidis, the genomic stretch AAGCAATCAGGAATTGGTCGAGAGAATCATAAAATGATGCTCGATCACTATCAACAGACAAAGAACCTTCTTGTTAGTTATAGTGAAGATGCTCAAGGATTTTTCTAAGCCATACTTAACAAGACAACCTCTGCGCTTGCAGAAGTTGTCTTGTTTCATTACGCGAGATTTCCCAGACTTCAGTATGGTGGTATATCATTCGCAAGCATATTGCGGAATGTAAATCCAATCGCTGAGAGTAGCAGCAAGGCTGCTGATAACATTTTTTATTTTTCATTCTTTCTCAGACTCCCTATAGCATCGGCTCTACCACACTGCCCATAAATAAAATCGTTTCTGTTTTCTCATCAATAATAGCGAATAGAAACGGACGATCTGCGATAAAATCTTCTTCAATAATTGTCGCAGACTCAACTAATTCCACAGCAGTTACAGCAGCGGCCTCTGTACCTTCTTCATCAACATTTATATAGGTTTTATGAATTACATCGTCTATTCCAAAAATAGAATTTGGTCCAAACAATGGTGAGAAATCAAGCCCTCTATTAAAAAATGGTTCAAGGCCAATCTCTTAAAGTGACGGTATTAATGTATAGTCTGCAGAAAAGGTGAAGCTTGGTAAACGAAGATCTAGTTCTGTTTTTGACCAGTTATCAGTCCAAAAAACAGACGTGTCTAGAGAACCTGCGACTTCATTAAACTCACCTTCTTCCGGTAAAATAACCGCCATCGATATTCCATCATCTTCATAAGGGATTTTTAGAGCTCGAAAAGTTTGTTCCTCCAATAATTCGAAGCCTCCAATTTGGTTCATCATCGGATGCTGAACCGACTCGCCATTTAATAAATAAAATGGTTCAGGCTTTGTCAGATCCTCTTCAAATGGATACTTCCAATTAGCATCAAAATAAACGGCATTAATTAAGTATGCAACGACATTACCTGGTACTTGTTTAATTAATTCATCGATATAACCGTCCGTTTTTTCCTCTACCCATTTATTAATCGCTATTTCTGGCTTGTTTTCTGCAAACGGCTGAACCTCTCCATCAAAATAGGTGTGCAGTAATTCTTGATATTCCTCTTCTACACTTAGATCCCCTCTATGCCAAACTGAATGAGCTGTTTTTAGTTCTGCATAAGGAAGTGTATCAAACGACTCGGTTAGATTTTGTATCTCTTGGTTGATCTCGTTTAAAATCAGTTCCGTCTAAATTCAAGGCTTCAAGCAGTAGATCCCGATCTGCTTCTGCAAGTCCATTTGCTGTCATCAATAAAGCTAGTTGAACACTATAAGGAGAAACCATCACATTTTGGTCTTGATTTTCCTTAAACACCTCTTTACATAGTTCTTCACCCAATGTTGATTGTGCAGATGAAAAATGAGAATCAACATCTACCTGAGGTCGAGGTTTAGATTGTGGTTCTGAATCTCCATTACTTTGTGTGTTAGTCTGATCATATGTTCCGCAACCAGCAAGGATTACGGAAAGCCCTAAAATCATACACTTAAGCCTCATCACAGATCTCCTTGTCTACTCGTTTATAACAGGTTCGATCACACTACCCATAAATAAAATCGTTTCTGTTTTCTCATCAATAATGGCAAAATAATATGGACGATTAACATGAAACAGCTCAGGAACAACCGCTGATATTGTCATTTCCACAGCTGTAGCCGCAGCGGCTTCTGTCCCCTCTTCATCAATTTGAACATACGTTTTGTGGATCACATCCGTAACATCGGCCTGTATACCCTCTCCAAATAACGGCGAGAAATCATACCCTTTTTGAAAAGCACCTAAGTCCTGCAAGCTCTCTAGCAAGGAGTATTCACTACTAAATGTTAGCTTAGGCAAAATGAGGTCCACAGTTGTTTCGTTCCAGTTATCACTAAAAAAGAGCTCTTTATTTAAAGATTGTGCTACCACCTCAAACTCCCCTTCATCTGGAAGAACAATGATCATGGAAAGTCCATCATCTTCATAAGGTAATTTTAATCCTTGCATATTTTCTCCTATTAGAATTTCAAACTCTTCTTGTACTTTCATCATCTCATGATTATGAGTCTCTTCATTTAACAGATGGAAAGCATGTTTTTGCGTATCATTTTCATTAAATTCATGTTTCCAATTTGCATTAAAATAAACTGCATTTAGAATGTATGCAAGTGCAGTTTGGGGAATTTCATCCATCATTTTATTGATATGACCCTCTGTCTTATCTGTCACCCATTGATTCATTGTGTCTGCACCATCTTGCTCATCAAATTCCTCGATGTCTCCATTATAATAGGTATCTAGTATACTTTCGTAAAGATCCTCAACCTCTAGACCTGAACGATGCCAGACTGAATTTGCCGTATTTAGCTGTGCATGCTCCAATGCATCTAATGATTGTAGCTGCTTTTCCACCTGTTCATTTAGTACTTCTATATCGGCTGCTTCCATGTGAAGACTATCAAGTAATTCCTGCCGGCCACTCTCTTCTATTCCATTAGCTGTCATTAGAAGAGCAAGAATTATACTGTAAGGTGAAATGAACATATTTTCATTCATACCTTTTTCCTCAAATATTTGTTGGAATAATTCACTTGCAAATAGTGACTGACCAGACATATATTTTTGATCTAGTTCAACATCGTCTCGAGACTGAGCTTGTTGACTATCTGAATATCCACAGCTATTAACAACTAAAAAAACAAACAAAATAAAGGCATAATCGTTTCACTCCACTCAACCTCCTTACCCACACTTCGACAACCAGAATAGAAAATCCTACATTCTTTACCTTTTCTTTAGAAATGCTTGATAAGATAGACATATAGCCATTGATTGGAGGATGAAGTTATGGATACACAGACTTATCATAAAATAAAAAAACAGTACCTTCTCACATGGAATCTATCCTTTTTACTAATCGGCTGCTTCTATTTGTATTTTGTTACAAGGTATCAAATTGAGCTCGTTTTATTATATGTTGGTTTTTTGGTCATTCTTTCAGGGATTTACGAACTATTAACCTATAAAAAACCATTTTATCTTTTCCCGTGGACTCGTCAATTAGTGGAATTCGCAAGAGAGAAGCTCGGGAAAGAATGGAGAAAACAGAGGCTAGGTGGAGGATTACTTTCTATAGGACTTGGTCTATTCTTTGTGTGGAACAGCAGATCAGTATTCGACGGTCTCGAACCTGCCCGAGAAACTACCGGTACTTTTGTTGTGACTTTAATCATGTTTATCATTTTAATCATTATTTTGAATGCAACTCAGCTGCACTCTCTCAGGCAAATAGAGAAAAAAAGTACAGAAGAATTACAAGGATCATTTTTACGCAGATCTTTGGTTGGTATCGTTATTGGTTTAGTCATTGGATGGGTCATGTTTATTGGTATCATTATTTTTGTTATGTATTTAAGTACAGGAGGGTAATTAAAGCGAACCGTTCACTTAAAAAATGGCTGATCGAGATCATCGTGTTTCTTATTTGTTTTTACATTTTATTTAGAGTGACAAGTTTTTTATGGAATGCCTTTTTGCCAATGAATTTGGGAAGCAATGTATTAAATATGTTAAATATATTAGTCATGATGATATTACTTGTTGTGGCGCTAGTGATTTCCAGAAAAATTGTAGAGCAGTTTAAAATATAAGATTAGATCGTATTTTTTTGACTTTCCAGAATTTCTTTCATAAGTTTGATCTTCTTTCTTTCAGTACGTCTAGCTAATTGATTATGATCTTCCATTCTTTTATTAATCTCAACAAAGATTCTAATATTTTTATAATGAGAAGGAATTCTAATTACGCTTATTAGTATTAGAATAACTAATATGATAAACACCAAAAACTTAAGTAATCCAACAATACCCACTTCCAAAATTAGGACTCCTTTTATACCTTACTTTTTAATTTTTTGATCTCTTCTGCCAGTTCATTTTGTTTTAACAACAATTCTTCCAACAGTTCAACTTGCTTTTGCCGATTTTTTTGCGCTTCTTTTACCATCATTTCATTCTGTTCATTTGTTTTTCTATGTCTACTTGAGTTAGAAAGAAGAAAAAATATAACAGTCACACCAACTGCAAGAGTGACTAAAACCATCGTATCCAAAATATTATATACCTCCAAAATTATGATAAATCCTAAGAAAACGATAACACAATTTATTTTTTGTTTCAAAGGTAAGGAAGGGACTAGAATATGAGAAAAGAAGGTTTAAGGAGGCTCTTCAATTTGGATAATTACATATATCAAGACTTTATAAAGGATTTACAGCTCGGTTACGAGTTTGAGTTCACAATAGATGATCAAACTTATCATATATCTACTCACTCAAATGGTTTATTTCTTACTCATAATGGAGTCAGTCAGTCTTATAGTTCCTACTCTTCTCTTACTAAAAAAGCTCAGATTCATCATAAGACGTTACAAGAACTTTTTGAAACAAATGAAATAACAATTGTGCAAATTTATTAAGTTAAACACTTATGCCCCTTTTAAAAACACAAAAAAACCCGGCATCCACCGGGTCCCTCTCTTACAGGATTGCTTCTTCTTATTTTTTCAAGCAATTAAAACCAAATTCCTATCTAATTTCCATTCACTTAGACCGAGTTAAGAAATGTACACTAAGACCAGGGTTTGGGCTTGTTAACAATGAATATCAAATGCGACCCTTCTCTTTTCTTGATGATTGGTAAAACCGTTTCGCTTTTTCTCTGTTTCCACAAATCTTCATCGTGCACCATTGCTTGCTTTTATTTTTTGTGTGATCAATAAAAAACCATTCACATCGATCACTATTACATTGCTTTACCTTCTGAAATAAATCTGACATTATCAATTCACTAAAAGAAAGTACAACCGTAAAAGCTACTTTTGTTAACCCATCTGACATTGTTAATTGTTTTGAAAACACTCCGTCTTGTCTTAGCAAAATTTCTACTTGCTCCTGTGCCTTCTTTATCCATTTGTTTAATACCCGCATATCTTCTTTATCCGCTATTGTTTGGTTAACTGCATGAAAAGTAATTCTATACATCGCTTCTCTTAATTGGATAAGTTCAGTCAAACTTAGAGTTGAACGGGTGTTGCTCTCTACAGAAAGACCTATAAAATTAGCCCATTCTATGACATCTAGTTCACTCTGAAGCCATTCTTGGTGATTTACATGACCATGAAAGTTTGCTGTATTGATAAAATCTAAACTAATATGACCACTACTATTACTTAGTTCAAAAGGTTTATCTTTGTACATTTGTAATCACCTCTTTATTATAACTTGCTAAACCCATTTTAAAAGGTTAACATATAACTGTCAAAAATACTTTAAGGGGTTATGATATGATTCCCTATTTTCACCTGTTCCTTGCAATCTTGATTGAAGTATTTGCTTCAATTCAATTAAAACGCTCTGAAGGCCTTAAAAATATCGTTCCAAGCCTGTTAACTTTTACTGGTTATGGGCTTACCTTTTATTTTTTAGCAAAATCTCTTGTTTATTTGCCTATGTCTCTCGTTTTTGCAACATGGTCTGGGTTAGGAATTGCTTCCACCGTCCTTTTTGCGATTTTTTTCCTAAAAGAACAAACTAATAAACAAACAATTGTCGCTTTAACTATTTTACTCACAGGTGTTTTCTTATTAAATATTAGCCATTAATTTGATTGAAGGTGAATTGGTTTGAAAAAAGAATATATTTATTTAATCATCGCGATCATATTTGGATTATGCGGACAGGTTTTGCTTCAGTATTCGAACGGTTTTACAAACTTATTCTACACAATTAGTTGTCTTTGTTCTTATTTTTTTGGATTTAGTTTTCTAGCCTTAGCTATCGAGAAACTCCCTTTGTCGATTTCATATGCCATTTGGGGAGGACTTGGTACAGCGATGTCCGTTGTTTTCGGAGTGCTCCTTTTTGGTGAAAGGCTCTCAATCATAAAGATAACGGGGATATTATTAATCATCCTTGGTATTGTTTTGCTTCAATTGAGAAAAAAAGAATTAGTGTCTCACATTGAATAGTTCCTTTTGAATTACCAATTTAGAGGAATAAGATTTTTACCATTCTACAATCTATCCGGAACCTCTGGCATAATCAGCTTGGATTCAAAATCACACAAAAAAACCCGGCATCCACCGGGTCCCTCTCTTACACGATTGCTTCTTCATATTCCTTTTTAAAGAATTCTTTCATGGCATGATAGACGTCTCCCTGCTCCTTCAGAATATAGTGACGGAAGCGTGGGTCATCGATGTTTTTGTAGGCACTCATAAGTGTGGAGTGTCTAGAGTATTGGTTAACTTCACCATAACCAAACATGCTTGATACGCTCATTAGTTGATTAACTAGTTTTACGCAGCGAGCATTGTCGCTTGTGAGGTTATCGCCGTCTGAGAAATGAAATGGATAGATATTATAGCGGCTTGGTTCGTATTTCTCGTCGATGATTTCTAAGGCTTTTCGATAAGCTGACGAACAAATTGTGCCTCCGCTTTCTCCTTTTGAGAAGAAGTCTTCTTCTGTTACTTGTTTGGCTTCTGTGTGATGTGCAATAAATTCGATATCAACGGTCTCATATTTTGTTCTAAGAAAACGTGACATCCAAAAGAAAAAGCTTCGTGCCATGTATTTTTCAAAACGCCCCATTGAACCACTGGTATCCATCATTGCAATAACAACTGCTTTTGATTCGGGTCTAGTGATTTCATTCCATGTTTTGAAACGTAAGTCATCATTAGAAATAGGATTAATGCCTGGTTTTCCTGTTAACGCATTTCGTTTAATTGCAGAAAGGATGGTTCGGCGTTTATCAACGTTCCCCATCAAACCTTTTTTGCGAATATCATTAAATGAGATATCTTCAATGATAATTTCGTCTTCTTCTTTCTTTTGTAGGTTTGGAAGCTCAAGCTCTGAGAAGAGTAGGTCCTGCAATTCAGCAATGGACACTTCTGCTTCATAATAATCTTCGCCAGCCTTGTCACCAGCTCCTTGACCTTTTCCTGGTCCAAGCTTGCTGCTGCCCGTTTGGATCTTTTGCTACGACATCACCAATTTTTGTGTCGCCTTGTCCTTGCCCAACATGTTTGTTTTTGTCATAGTTATAGCGAATTTTATATTCATCTAATGAACGGATCGGAATACGAATGACGTCTTTACCATTGGACATGACGATACTTTCTTCACTGACCAAATCAGGCAAGTTCCTTTTAATTGCCTCCTGAACCTTCTCTTGATGACGTCGTTGATCCTGA encodes the following:
- a CDS encoding serpin family protein, which codes for MILGLSVILAGCGTYDQTNTQSNGDSEPQSKPRPQVDVDSHFSSAQSTLGEELCKEVFKENQDQNVMVSPYSVQLALLMTANGLAEADRDLLLEALNLDGTDFKRDQPRDTKSNRVV
- a CDS encoding serpin family protein, with protein sequence MFVFLVVNSCGYSDSQQAQSRDDVELDQKYMSGQSLFASELFQQIFEEKGMNENMFISPYSIILALLMTANGIEESGRQELLDSLHMEAADIEVLNEQVEKQLQSLDALEHAQLNTANSVWHRSGLEVEDLYESILDTYYNGDIEEFDEQDGADTMNQWVTDKTEGHINKMMDEIPQTALAYILNAVYFNANWKHEFNENDTQKHAFHLLNEETHNHEMMKVQEEFEILIGENMQGLKLPYEDDGLSMIIVLPDEGEFEVVAQSLNKELFFSDNWNETTVDLILPKLTFSSEYSLLESLQDLGAFQKGYDFSPLFGEGIQADVTDVIHKTYVQIDEEGTEAAAATAVEMTISAVVPELFHVNRPYYFAIIDEKTETILFMGSVIEPVINE
- a CDS encoding CGNR zinc finger domain-containing protein, which translates into the protein MYKDKPFELSNSSGHISLDFINTANFHGHVNHQEWLQSELDVIEWANFIGLSVESNTRSTLSLTELIQLREAMYRITFHAVNQTIADKEDMRVLNKWIKKAQEQVEILLRQDGVFSKQLTMSDGLTKVAFTVVLSFSELIMSDLFQKVKQCNSDRCEWFFIDHTKNKSKQWCTMKICGNREKAKRFYQSSRKEKGRI
- a CDS encoding DMT family transporter, whose translation is MIPYFHLFLAILIEVFASIQLKRSEGLKNIVPSLLTFTGYGLTFYFLAKSLVYLPMSLVFATWSGLGIASTVLFAIFFLKEQTNKQTIVALTILLTGVFLLNISH
- a CDS encoding DMT family transporter, translated to MKKEYIYLIIAIIFGLCGQVLLQYSNGFTNLFYTISCLCSYFFGFSFLALAIEKLPLSISYAIWGGLGTAMSVVFGVLLFGERLSIIKITGILLIILGIVLLQLRKKELVSHIE